The following coding sequences are from one Streptomyces sp. NBC_01232 window:
- a CDS encoding acetate--CoA ligase family protein, with protein MPSDDMPRDGIPGDDMPRDLTALFDPRSVAVVGASDDPAKYGHAVASQALRAPDRRPVHLVNRRGGTVLGRTAAPSLSALGEPVDLVVISVPGAGFEAAVDEALACGAKALVAITAGFAEAGPAGLARQRAIAERVRAAGAVLVGPNCLGIADNTTELYLASDRFAPGGVALLSQSGNLALELQLRGEPHGLGFSRFVSLGNQADVTLVDLVQDCARHEATSAIAVYAEDFGDGRAFAAAAAAAGKPVVLLTAGRGAASARSAQSHTGALTTSSDVVAAACRDAGVELVRTPREMTVVLAALGAGARTSGRRTAVLTDGGGHGAIAADAAEDAGLGVPELGAPTQDALRGVLWEQSSVGNPVDLAGMGEQRPLSYADTARELLAADEVDAVLMTGYFGGYAASEGGLGGGPSGGSVLADGETAAAKEIVAHLTGVPKPLVVQSMYPQSPSCRVLAEAGVPVFAATEDAARALAAMTGRAAAGTGGVPPLPAAAEPLRDPGYHGVRALLGAAGVPFPAAREITDEAGLLAAAAEFDGPYVLKALHLLHKSDAGGVALRLADRDALLAAYREMHARLGAPAYSVEAMADLTDGIELIVGVNQDPRFGPVALVGLGGVLTETLRDVAFALAPVPARRAEALLRGLRSAALLDGVRGRPAVDVAAAAAVIERITTVAAAHPEIAELEVNPLLVRPDGALALDARAVLG; from the coding sequence ATGCCCAGCGACGACATGCCCCGTGATGGCATACCCGGTGATGACATGCCCCGTGACCTGACCGCCCTCTTCGACCCCCGCTCGGTCGCCGTCGTCGGCGCCAGCGACGACCCGGCGAAGTACGGCCACGCCGTGGCCTCCCAGGCACTGCGCGCCCCCGACCGGCGACCCGTGCACCTGGTCAACCGGCGCGGCGGCACCGTACTCGGCCGGACGGCCGCCCCCTCCCTCTCCGCCCTCGGCGAACCCGTCGACCTGGTGGTGATCTCCGTACCCGGCGCCGGCTTCGAGGCGGCCGTCGACGAAGCCCTGGCCTGCGGGGCGAAGGCCCTCGTCGCCATCACCGCGGGCTTCGCCGAGGCCGGACCCGCGGGCCTGGCCCGGCAGCGCGCGATCGCCGAGCGGGTCCGGGCCGCCGGAGCCGTCCTCGTCGGACCCAACTGCCTGGGCATCGCCGACAACACCACCGAGCTGTACCTGGCTTCGGACCGCTTCGCCCCCGGCGGTGTCGCCCTGCTCAGCCAGAGCGGCAACCTCGCCCTCGAGCTCCAGCTCCGCGGTGAGCCGCACGGCCTGGGCTTCTCCCGCTTCGTCTCCCTGGGCAACCAGGCCGACGTCACCCTCGTCGACCTCGTCCAGGACTGCGCCCGCCACGAGGCCACCTCCGCCATCGCCGTGTACGCCGAGGACTTCGGCGACGGCCGCGCCTTCGCGGCGGCGGCCGCCGCCGCGGGCAAGCCGGTGGTGCTGCTCACCGCCGGCCGGGGCGCCGCCTCCGCGCGCAGCGCCCAGTCCCACACCGGGGCGCTCACCACCTCGTCCGACGTGGTGGCCGCCGCCTGCCGCGACGCGGGGGTCGAACTGGTCCGCACGCCGCGGGAGATGACCGTCGTCCTGGCCGCACTGGGTGCGGGAGCGCGTACGAGCGGCCGGCGCACCGCGGTCCTCACCGACGGCGGCGGCCACGGCGCGATCGCCGCCGACGCGGCCGAGGACGCCGGGCTCGGCGTACCGGAACTCGGCGCGCCGACGCAGGACGCGCTGCGCGGCGTGCTGTGGGAGCAGTCCTCGGTCGGCAACCCCGTCGACCTGGCGGGCATGGGTGAGCAGCGGCCCCTCTCGTACGCGGACACCGCCCGGGAGCTCCTCGCCGCGGACGAGGTCGACGCCGTCCTGATGACCGGGTACTTCGGCGGGTACGCCGCCTCCGAGGGCGGTCTGGGCGGCGGCCCGTCGGGGGGGTCCGTACTCGCCGACGGCGAGACCGCGGCCGCCAAGGAGATCGTCGCGCACCTGACCGGCGTACCGAAGCCCCTGGTCGTGCAGTCGATGTATCCGCAGTCGCCGAGCTGCCGGGTGCTGGCCGAGGCAGGGGTGCCGGTGTTCGCCGCCACCGAGGACGCCGCCCGCGCGCTGGCGGCGATGACCGGCCGGGCTGCGGCCGGCACCGGCGGTGTCCCGCCGCTGCCGGCCGCGGCCGAGCCGCTGCGGGATCCGGGCTACCACGGGGTGCGGGCGCTGCTCGGCGCCGCCGGCGTCCCGTTCCCGGCGGCGCGCGAGATCACGGACGAGGCGGGACTGCTCGCCGCGGCAGCGGAGTTCGACGGGCCGTACGTACTGAAGGCCCTGCACCTCCTGCACAAGTCCGACGCCGGCGGCGTGGCGCTGCGCCTCGCCGACCGGGACGCGCTCCTGGCCGCGTACCGGGAGATGCACGCCCGGCTCGGTGCGCCCGCCTACTCGGTCGAGGCGATGGCCGACCTCACGGACGGCATCGAACTGATCGTGGGCGTGAACCAGGACCCCCGGTTCGGGCCGGTCGCCCTGGTCGGGCTCGGCGGTGTCCTCACCGAGACGCTCCGCGACGTCGCCTTCGCGCTGGCGCCCGTGCCGGCCCGGCGGGCCGAGGCCCTGCTGCGCGGTCTGCGCAGTGCGGCGCTGCTGGACGGCGTACGCGGCCGGCCGGCCGTCGACGTGGCCGCGGCGGCCGCCGTCATCGAGCGGATCACCACCGTCGCCGCGGCGCATCCGGAGATCGCCGAGCTGGAGGTCAACCCCCTGCTGGTGCGCCCGGACGGCGCCCTCGCCCTGGACGCACGGGCCGTCCTGGGCTGA
- a CDS encoding aromatic ring-hydroxylating oxygenase subunit alpha — protein sequence MHSRAPETPIGRSGRTDGADGSGRTDGAERTARAGQTGPPGQAAAPEAAVPEAPARRAAPGAATAGDAPGPALPARYYTDPDTAAAETRHVFGRSWQLVCHESDLPNPGARLAATVADREVLVVRTEDGGLAAHLNVCRHRGTRLVTTPEPDGKAIRCPYHGWTYRLDGSLVGAPEARQIPCLDKPKLGLFPARVESFLGFVFVNLDLDAVPLAESCAGLAEAVGHYAGTDLVPVGRARIHDLAAAEVQQANWKVAVDNYLEGYHVPVAHPGLMRLLDYQGYTCEIEESYALFASPLRDKPSSNWAERLYQRIAAPMPGLAEADRRIWRYAVIYPNTLIDFYPDHVLAWTAIPTAVDRVAVPGAFYTRRGTSLRTRLARRLNIHIGWITNDEDAELVARVQKGLSTPGFEPGPLSRRESAVGWFAGRIRADLDGAES from the coding sequence ATGCACTCAAGAGCTCCCGAAACACCGATAGGCCGCTCGGGCCGAACCGACGGCGCCGATGGCTCCGGCCGAACCGACGGCGCCGAGCGCACTGCCCGTGCCGGCCAGACCGGCCCACCGGGCCAGGCAGCCGCGCCCGAGGCCGCCGTGCCCGAGGCCCCCGCCCGGCGCGCCGCCCCCGGCGCGGCCACAGCCGGCGACGCCCCCGGGCCCGCCCTCCCGGCCCGCTACTACACCGATCCCGACACCGCCGCCGCGGAGACCCGGCACGTCTTCGGCCGGTCGTGGCAGCTCGTCTGCCACGAGTCCGACCTCCCGAACCCGGGGGCACGGCTCGCCGCCACCGTTGCGGACCGCGAGGTCCTGGTCGTCCGTACCGAGGACGGCGGCCTCGCCGCCCACCTCAACGTCTGCCGCCACCGCGGAACACGCCTGGTCACCACCCCCGAGCCGGACGGCAAGGCGATCCGCTGCCCGTACCACGGCTGGACGTACCGGCTCGACGGAAGCCTGGTCGGCGCCCCGGAGGCCCGTCAGATCCCCTGCCTCGACAAGCCGAAGCTCGGCCTGTTCCCGGCCCGCGTCGAGTCCTTCCTCGGCTTCGTCTTCGTCAACCTCGACCTCGACGCCGTGCCGCTCGCCGAGAGCTGCGCGGGCCTCGCGGAAGCGGTCGGCCACTACGCCGGAACCGACCTGGTGCCGGTCGGCCGCGCCCGCATCCACGACCTGGCCGCCGCCGAAGTGCAGCAGGCCAACTGGAAGGTGGCGGTCGACAACTACCTGGAGGGCTATCACGTCCCGGTCGCCCATCCCGGCCTGATGCGGCTGCTCGACTACCAGGGCTACACCTGCGAGATCGAGGAGTCCTACGCGCTCTTCGCCTCGCCGCTGCGCGACAAGCCGTCCTCGAACTGGGCCGAGCGCCTCTATCAGCGCATCGCCGCGCCCATGCCCGGCCTGGCCGAGGCCGATCGCCGCATCTGGCGGTACGCGGTGATCTACCCGAACACGCTCATCGACTTCTACCCCGACCACGTACTGGCCTGGACCGCCATCCCGACGGCGGTGGACCGCGTCGCCGTACCCGGCGCGTTCTACACCCGCCGCGGCACCAGCCTGCGCACCCGCCTCGCCCGGCGCCTGAACATCCACATCGGCTGGATCACCAACGACGAGGACGCCGAGCTGGTCGCGCGGGTGCAGAAGGGGCTCTCCACCCCCGGGTTCGAGCCGGGGCCGCTGTCCCGCCGGGAGTCCGCGGTCGGCTGGTTCGCCGGCCGCATCCGGGCCGACCTCGACGGCGCCGAGTCGTAA
- a CDS encoding NADH-ubiquinone oxidoreductase-F iron-sulfur binding region domain-containing protein, translating to MTTIRLPASQQPGTVLGASPHVAESADAYRATGGYDDATGPEELLAHLAASGLRGRGGAGFPAAVKLRSVRHGRGSPVVVANGEEGEPGSAKDRWLLRARPHLVLDGLVRAAAVTGAVRGFVYLSDPAAGESVRRALAEHPPPLPVEVVETDHTYVAGEETAVVRRIDGGPALPTAKPPRPFERGVGGAPTLVSNVETLARIALTAARPGQRRAIARSTLVTLSGGPAAPVLTEVPYGIPLRTLAARHGSPDAAGALMGGLFGGLVDAHALDLPLEPDALGSAGTALGCGAIHFLTPDGCPVTTAADAASHLAAESARQCGVCVSGTAAVGKALYGLAAGTAGPDTADNLHRWSQGLRGRGACGLLDAAAGIAGSLLRSFPGLVRSHLAAPCPVCADAAPADGRHRLTVAVPQVAGACPRPARVPAPPPAASPTTIPLPALKGTP from the coding sequence ATGACCACCATCCGACTACCGGCGTCACAACAGCCGGGCACCGTCCTCGGAGCGTCACCGCACGTCGCGGAGAGCGCCGACGCCTACCGCGCCACCGGCGGCTACGACGATGCCACGGGCCCGGAGGAGCTGCTCGCCCACCTCGCCGCCTCCGGGCTGCGGGGCCGGGGCGGGGCCGGGTTCCCGGCCGCCGTGAAGCTGCGCTCCGTACGCCACGGCCGCGGCTCCCCGGTCGTCGTGGCGAACGGCGAGGAGGGGGAACCGGGCTCGGCCAAGGACCGCTGGCTGCTGCGGGCCCGCCCGCACCTGGTCCTCGACGGTCTCGTCCGCGCCGCCGCGGTCACCGGCGCCGTACGCGGCTTCGTGTACCTCTCGGACCCGGCCGCCGGCGAGAGCGTGCGCCGGGCCCTGGCCGAGCACCCGCCGCCGCTGCCCGTGGAGGTCGTCGAGACCGACCACACCTACGTCGCCGGCGAGGAAACGGCGGTGGTCCGCCGGATCGACGGCGGGCCGGCCCTGCCCACCGCCAAGCCGCCCCGCCCCTTCGAGCGGGGGGTGGGCGGTGCGCCGACCCTGGTGTCCAACGTAGAGACGCTCGCCCGGATCGCCCTCACCGCCGCCCGGCCCGGCCAACGGCGCGCCATCGCCCGCAGCACCCTGGTGACACTGTCCGGCGGCCCGGCCGCGCCGGTGCTCACCGAGGTCCCGTACGGGATCCCGCTGCGCACACTGGCTGCGCGCCACGGGAGCCCCGACGCTGCCGGAGCACTGATGGGCGGACTCTTCGGCGGACTCGTCGACGCGCACGCCCTGGACCTCCCGCTCGAACCCGACGCACTCGGCTCGGCGGGCACCGCCCTGGGCTGTGGTGCGATCCACTTCCTCACCCCCGACGGCTGCCCGGTGACCACCGCCGCCGATGCCGCCTCCCACCTCGCGGCCGAGAGCGCACGACAGTGCGGGGTCTGCGTCTCCGGCACCGCCGCCGTCGGCAAGGCCCTGTACGGCCTCGCGGCCGGTACCGCGGGCCCGGACACCGCGGACAACCTGCACCGCTGGTCGCAGGGCCTGCGCGGACGCGGTGCCTGCGGGCTGCTCGACGCCGCCGCGGGGATCGCCGGCAGCCTGCTCCGCTCCTTCCCCGGGCTCGTCCGCTCCCATCTCGCCGCTCCGTGCCCGGTGTGCGCGGACGCCGCACCCGCGGACGGCCGCCACCGCCTCACGGTGGCCGTGCCGCAGGTCGCCGGAGCCTGCCCGCGCCCGGCCCGCGTGCCCGCGCCGCCACCGGCCGCCTCCCCCACCACCATCCCGCTGCCCGCGCTGAAAGGAACGCCGTGA
- a CDS encoding ferredoxin, translated as MKLLLDSTRCQGYGLCQEPAPDLVELDEWGYANVIAVAVPAGTEDAARACVDSCPNSALRVEG; from the coding sequence GTGAAACTCCTGCTGGACTCCACCCGCTGCCAGGGCTACGGACTGTGCCAGGAACCCGCACCCGATCTGGTCGAACTCGACGAATGGGGCTACGCGAACGTCATCGCCGTCGCCGTCCCGGCCGGCACCGAGGACGCCGCCCGCGCCTGCGTCGACAGCTGCCCCAACTCCGCCCTCCGCGTGGAGGGATGA